The following proteins are encoded in a genomic region of Dyadobacter sp. UC 10:
- a CDS encoding radical SAM protein — protein MRLVSHPVLCNYYVTYRCNASCSFCDIWEKPSPYITVENLRENLRDLKKLGVKVIDFTGGEPLLHRQLDLLLKEAKDHGMITTVTSNGLLYPKQAEKLRGLVDMLHFSLDSPDRDEHDQSRGVKCFDKVMESIAIAKSMGERPDIIFTVFENNVHKIRQLWEEICIPNDLVLILNPVFEYDKVGANLSKEALNELLWWAKQKNVYLNEAFVQLRLDGGNHVDAPVCKAASTTIVISPENKLVLPCYHLGLKDFPIDGNLFNLYHSDEVQKLVALEGRLPACEGCVINCYMQPSFAVEMNKYWWKALPSTIKYNRMKGTWKQMVRF, from the coding sequence ATGCGTCTGGTATCCCATCCGGTCCTGTGTAATTATTATGTAACGTATCGTTGCAATGCATCATGCAGTTTCTGTGATATATGGGAAAAGCCTTCGCCCTATATAACCGTTGAAAACCTTCGCGAAAATCTTCGGGACCTGAAAAAACTGGGGGTAAAAGTCATTGACTTCACAGGGGGAGAGCCGCTGCTCCATCGCCAGCTGGATTTGCTTTTGAAAGAGGCAAAGGACCACGGGATGATCACTACTGTGACCAGTAACGGCCTGCTTTATCCGAAACAGGCTGAAAAGCTGCGCGGTCTGGTCGATATGTTACACTTTTCGCTCGATTCACCGGATCGAGACGAACATGATCAGTCTCGTGGCGTCAAATGCTTTGACAAAGTGATGGAATCCATCGCAATAGCAAAGTCAATGGGCGAGCGACCTGATATTATTTTTACTGTTTTTGAGAACAATGTTCATAAGATCAGGCAGCTGTGGGAAGAAATCTGTATTCCAAACGATCTTGTTCTGATCCTCAATCCGGTATTTGAATATGATAAGGTAGGTGCGAACCTTTCGAAGGAAGCGTTGAACGAATTGTTATGGTGGGCAAAGCAGAAAAATGTCTATCTCAATGAGGCATTTGTGCAGCTGCGATTGGATGGAGGAAATCATGTTGATGCACCTGTTTGCAAAGCTGCAAGTACAACTATCGTTATTTCGCCTGAGAACAAATTAGTGTTACCCTGCTATCACCTGGGATTGAAAGATTTTCCGATAGATGGAAATTTATTTAACCTGTACCATTCCGACGAAGTGCAAAAACTGGTTGCGTTGGAAGGACGATTACCAGCTTGTGAAGGATGTGTGATCAATTGTTATATGCAGCCTTCCTTTGCAGTGGAAATGAACAAGTACTGGTGGAAAGCATTGCCGAGTACGATCAAATATAACCGCATGAAAGGTACCTGGAAGCAAATGGTCAGGTTTTAA
- a CDS encoding nuclear transport factor 2 family protein, with the protein MKSNLLQCILAISVSALLNFKSTPANAQDQTSEVRATIDKLFDGMRAGDSLMLQSVFAKDCALTSISKNEADSLIVRTSGIQGFIKAVGTPHKDKWDEKIYDVKVSIDEPMAIVWAPYKFHLGDKFSHCGVNVFTLLHSKTGWKITGITDTRRKEACP; encoded by the coding sequence ATGAAATCAAACCTGCTGCAATGCATTCTGGCCATCTCAGTTAGCGCATTACTGAATTTTAAATCCACGCCAGCGAATGCGCAGGATCAAACGTCGGAAGTACGCGCGACGATTGATAAGTTATTCGATGGAATGCGTGCGGGTGATTCGTTAATGCTACAAAGTGTTTTTGCAAAAGATTGTGCATTAACATCTATTTCTAAAAATGAGGCCGATTCCCTGATCGTACGTACGAGCGGCATTCAGGGCTTTATTAAAGCAGTTGGCACACCGCACAAGGACAAATGGGATGAAAAAATTTACGATGTGAAAGTATCGATCGACGAGCCGATGGCCATTGTGTGGGCTCCTTACAAATTCCATCTCGGCGACAAGTTCTCCCACTGCGGCGTCAATGTATTTACGCTTCTACACTCGAAAACCGGCTGGAAGATTACAGGGATAACAGACACGCGAAGAAAAGAAGCTTGCCCGTAA
- a CDS encoding TAT-variant-translocated molybdopterin oxidoreductase has translation MENTNKRYWRGLEELRNDEKFVKDAASEFGSAPIESQYESLIDGAGSHRRDFLKVLGFGMAAVSLAACEAPVKKAIPYINKPEGEFPTIANWYASTYAENGDYASILVKTREGRPVKIEGNSLSKISSGTSARVQASLLGLYDNEKLRGPKKGEDTKVSWEAVDKEIAQQLAQVASNGGAIRIVSQTILSPSTKSVIADFTSKYPTTTHVVYDANSSSAILKGNEISFGKAVFPSYDFSKAKVVVSIDADFLGTWVAPDTYSKQFAETRSLGSGKEGKKEMSRHYQFESGLSVTGSNADYRSAVKPSQLGLVVSSLYKKVAAKLGGAAISAPSIEVPNLDKAANDLVAAKGQALVVSAVNDPAVQVVVNALNSLLGSYGTTINLDKPVNYRQGNDVVMNQFIDDVKGGKVAAVILLGANPVYDHPRGAELAAALPKVQLSVSFNDRPDETSSLMKYICPAPHYLESWSDAEPIAGSFSLGQPAISLIFSTRQAQESLLKWAGQPSDYHEYVKSYWRKNIFTQGTGGDFETFWVKSLHDGVFEAASNATASGATFSGDINAASASIAKTYKASSSGIELVLFENVGIGNGATANNPWLQELPEPVTKACWDNHACISQKTATELGLIQGDVVKVESKGKAVEVPVIIQPGQAHNTVSIAIGFGREKAGKSANGVGKNVYPFASSVGGFLSFLPGEVTISKTGDTREIAQTQTHNTVMNRKSVLQETVLSHFQKDPQAGRFIPKIPTSEGTVDATDLSLWNGHKYKNHSWGMVIDLNTCFGCGSCVVSCQAENNIPVVGRQEIINSREMHWLRIDRYYSSDADAEDLRGLEIASENPEVTFQPMLCQHCNNAPCETVCPVLATTHSSEGLNQMTYNRCVGTRYCANNCPYKVRRFNWFKYFDNDNFDYNFNNDLGKMVINPDVTVRSRGVIEKCSMCVHRIQEAKLTAKKERRRIVDGEVNVACASACSTGAITFGDMNDPESRISKILEEEREGRAFHMLEEINVRPQLSYLTKVRNKDVAAKPAEAKEHA, from the coding sequence ATGGAAAATACTAATAAGAGATATTGGCGGGGATTAGAAGAGCTACGGAATGACGAGAAGTTTGTAAAAGACGCTGCTTCTGAATTTGGTTCTGCTCCGATTGAAAGCCAATATGAAAGTTTAATCGACGGGGCAGGTTCGCATCGTCGGGATTTTCTAAAAGTTCTTGGTTTCGGGATGGCGGCAGTTTCACTTGCAGCTTGCGAGGCTCCTGTTAAAAAAGCTATCCCATATATAAATAAGCCGGAAGGTGAATTTCCGACCATAGCCAACTGGTATGCGTCGACTTACGCTGAAAATGGAGATTATGCCAGTATTCTGGTAAAAACGCGGGAGGGAAGGCCGGTGAAGATCGAGGGGAATTCACTATCGAAAATTTCTTCAGGTACTAGTGCGAGGGTTCAGGCATCTCTGCTTGGATTATATGACAATGAAAAGTTAAGAGGCCCTAAAAAGGGCGAAGATACAAAGGTAAGCTGGGAGGCCGTTGATAAAGAGATTGCCCAGCAATTAGCGCAGGTTGCAAGCAATGGAGGAGCGATCCGGATCGTATCGCAAACTATCCTGAGCCCTTCTACGAAGTCTGTAATCGCAGATTTTACAAGTAAATATCCGACAACGACTCACGTTGTTTATGATGCAAATTCGTCTTCAGCCATTTTAAAGGGAAATGAGATTTCTTTCGGGAAAGCGGTATTCCCTTCCTACGATTTTAGTAAAGCAAAAGTAGTTGTCAGTATAGACGCTGATTTCCTGGGGACCTGGGTAGCTCCGGATACTTATTCAAAACAATTTGCAGAAACGAGATCATTGGGAAGCGGTAAAGAGGGCAAAAAAGAAATGTCCCGCCACTACCAATTCGAATCAGGGCTTTCTGTCACTGGTTCAAATGCTGATTACCGGTCTGCTGTTAAGCCATCTCAGTTAGGCCTCGTTGTAAGTTCATTGTACAAGAAGGTTGCAGCCAAGTTAGGCGGTGCTGCTATATCTGCTCCTTCCATTGAGGTGCCAAATCTTGACAAGGCAGCAAACGATTTGGTTGCTGCAAAAGGTCAGGCGCTGGTAGTAAGTGCAGTTAACGATCCTGCTGTTCAGGTTGTGGTAAATGCATTGAACAGCTTATTGGGCAGCTACGGCACAACTATCAATCTTGATAAGCCTGTTAATTACCGTCAAGGCAATGACGTTGTAATGAATCAGTTCATTGATGACGTGAAAGGCGGCAAAGTTGCAGCGGTTATATTGCTGGGTGCGAATCCGGTTTATGATCACCCTCGTGGAGCAGAATTGGCAGCGGCGTTGCCGAAGGTACAGTTAAGTGTTTCCTTTAATGATCGCCCCGACGAGACATCATCTCTGATGAAATATATCTGCCCTGCGCCTCATTACCTTGAATCATGGAGCGATGCGGAGCCTATTGCAGGATCTTTCAGCCTGGGGCAACCGGCTATTAGTCTCATATTCAGTACTCGTCAAGCTCAGGAAAGTCTGTTGAAATGGGCCGGGCAGCCATCTGACTATCACGAGTACGTTAAATCGTATTGGAGAAAGAATATTTTTACCCAGGGCACAGGAGGTGATTTTGAAACTTTCTGGGTAAAATCGCTTCACGACGGAGTGTTTGAAGCTGCTTCAAATGCGACTGCATCAGGCGCTACATTCTCAGGGGATATCAACGCTGCGAGTGCTAGCATCGCAAAAACATATAAAGCGTCTTCCTCGGGAATTGAGCTGGTTCTGTTTGAAAACGTTGGAATAGGAAACGGTGCAACCGCTAACAATCCATGGCTTCAAGAATTGCCAGAACCTGTAACAAAGGCATGCTGGGACAATCATGCTTGTATTTCCCAAAAGACGGCTACCGAGCTGGGACTTATTCAGGGAGACGTAGTTAAAGTAGAAAGTAAAGGAAAGGCTGTCGAAGTTCCGGTTATTATACAACCAGGACAAGCACATAACACGGTTTCCATCGCAATCGGATTTGGTCGTGAGAAAGCAGGTAAGTCTGCAAATGGTGTGGGGAAAAACGTTTATCCGTTTGCATCTTCGGTCGGCGGTTTCTTATCATTCTTACCGGGCGAGGTTACAATTTCAAAAACGGGTGACACCCGCGAGATTGCTCAAACACAAACTCACAATACTGTAATGAACCGTAAATCGGTTCTTCAGGAAACAGTTCTTTCGCATTTCCAGAAAGACCCACAAGCTGGTCGTTTCATTCCAAAAATACCTACTTCGGAAGGTACTGTTGATGCAACCGATCTTTCGCTTTGGAACGGACATAAATATAAGAACCACTCATGGGGGATGGTCATCGACCTTAATACATGTTTTGGTTGCGGATCCTGTGTTGTCAGCTGCCAGGCTGAAAACAATATTCCGGTCGTTGGTCGCCAGGAAATCATCAACAGCCGCGAAATGCACTGGCTTCGTATCGACAGATATTACAGCAGCGACGCGGATGCAGAAGATTTGAGAGGATTGGAGATTGCTTCCGAAAACCCGGAAGTGACTTTTCAGCCGATGCTATGTCAGCATTGCAACAATGCGCCTTGCGAGACAGTATGCCCGGTTCTGGCTACTACTCATAGTTCTGAGGGTCTTAACCAAATGACCTACAACCGGTGTGTTGGAACGAGATATTGTGCAAATAACTGCCCCTATAAAGTTCGTCGCTTTAACTGGTTTAAATATTTTGATAACGACAACTTCGATTACAATTTCAACAATGATCTGGGTAAAATGGTCATCAATCCAGATGTGACTGTTCGCTCGCGGGGTGTTATTGAGAAGTGCTCGATGTGTGTACATAGAATACAGGAAGCGAAATTGACAGCCAAGAAGGAGAGAAGAAGGATTGTTGATGGGGAGGTAAATGTTGCTTGTGCTTCTGCATGTTCAACTGGTGCCATTACTTTCGGCGATATGAACGATCCTGAAAGCCGAATCTCGAAGATATTGGAAGAAGAGCGCGAAGGAAGGGCATTCCATATGCTGGAAGAAATCAACGTTCGCCCGCAACTATCTTATCTGACCAAGGTTAGAAACAAAGATGTAGCAGCTAAACCAGCAGAGGCAAAAGAGCACGCGTAA
- a CDS encoding c-type cytochrome — MNISFRKNARICSYFSYSRIFFTIAVALLLNVQNLAFAQDSTATAAAPAGGGDAAKGETLFKNNCAQCHAVTDERVVGPGLKGVSGRHDFAWLAKWVRNSQAVIASGDPYAVKIYNEYSKAQMTSFPNLSDDDIKGIFAYVDQASTAAPAAAAGAGGATAAGGESKGEGPSDLFVIVLGALVVVMILVLGVLLVIVSLLSKAVSGETETTAKPDFMTSLGNSLKRISLDPAIRSATLWIFVLLVLKATLDGAYNVGVQQGYAPKQPISFSHKLHAGEYKIDCNYCHTGVNRGKSAHIPSANICMNCHGVIKKESPEIQKIYTSIENNQPIEWVRVHNLPDLAYFNHAQHVNVGGLECQTCHGEVEKMEVIQQRSSLTMGWCIDCHRKTEVNTKDNQYYDKLVQLHASESKEALKVADIGGLECSKCHY; from the coding sequence ATGAATATATCATTCCGTAAGAACGCTCGAATTTGTTCCTACTTTAGTTACTCAAGAATCTTTTTCACAATTGCGGTCGCACTGCTTCTAAACGTACAAAATCTGGCGTTTGCTCAGGATAGTACAGCTACCGCAGCCGCCCCGGCGGGCGGAGGTGACGCTGCAAAAGGTGAAACACTTTTCAAAAATAACTGTGCGCAATGTCACGCTGTGACAGATGAAAGAGTGGTTGGCCCAGGGTTAAAGGGTGTAAGCGGCCGGCACGATTTTGCCTGGCTTGCGAAGTGGGTACGTAACTCGCAGGCCGTAATTGCTTCCGGCGATCCTTACGCTGTGAAAATCTACAACGAGTATTCAAAAGCGCAAATGACAAGTTTCCCAAACTTGTCCGACGATGATATCAAAGGAATTTTTGCTTATGTAGATCAGGCTTCCACTGCGGCGCCTGCTGCCGCCGCTGGTGCCGGTGGAGCAACCGCAGCGGGCGGTGAGTCCAAAGGTGAAGGTCCTTCTGATCTGTTTGTAATTGTTTTGGGGGCGTTGGTGGTAGTGATGATACTCGTTTTAGGTGTTTTGCTTGTAATAGTATCGCTCCTGTCAAAAGCAGTGAGTGGCGAAACGGAAACCACTGCAAAGCCGGACTTTATGACAAGTCTTGGCAATTCACTGAAACGCATTTCATTGGATCCTGCTATCAGGTCCGCAACGCTTTGGATTTTTGTTCTGCTTGTTTTGAAAGCCACATTGGATGGAGCTTACAATGTTGGTGTTCAACAGGGTTACGCACCGAAACAGCCAATCTCCTTCTCTCATAAATTGCACGCAGGGGAATACAAAATTGATTGTAATTATTGCCACACGGGTGTTAACCGTGGAAAGTCTGCGCATATTCCTTCTGCGAACATATGTATGAACTGCCACGGAGTTATCAAGAAGGAATCTCCTGAAATTCAAAAAATCTACACTTCAATTGAAAATAACCAGCCTATTGAATGGGTAAGGGTTCATAACCTGCCTGATCTGGCTTACTTTAATCACGCCCAGCACGTAAATGTGGGCGGTCTGGAGTGTCAGACCTGCCACGGCGAAGTGGAGAAAATGGAAGTTATTCAACAGCGTTCGTCTTTAACAATGGGTTGGTGTATCGATTGCCACCGCAAAACGGAAGTCAATACAAAGGACAATCAGTATTATGACAAGCTGGTGCAGTTACATGCTTCTGAAAGCAAGGAAGCTTTGAAGGTAGCTGATATAGGTGGTTTGGAATGTTCTAAATGCCACTATTAA
- a CDS encoding HNH endonuclease codes for MGKVLVLNQDYSALSVCTVPKAFLLVYMNKAEMLAESRRQYLRTVNDQYPMPVVIRLHRYIHIPYKGVVMTRQNLFKRDGNRCQYCGTHDNLTLDHVIPKSRGGKTTWDNLATACKRCNSRKGDHTPEEMDMPLRQRPFRPSFLMFIRDFSGLAADEWLPYLGVRERSY; via the coding sequence ATGGGTAAAGTACTGGTTCTTAATCAAGATTACAGCGCATTAAGTGTTTGCACAGTTCCGAAGGCGTTCTTGTTAGTGTACATGAACAAGGCTGAAATGCTGGCCGAATCCCGAAGGCAGTATTTGCGAACAGTAAACGATCAGTACCCCATGCCGGTTGTCATCCGCCTTCACCGTTACATACATATTCCGTATAAAGGTGTGGTTATGACCCGGCAAAATCTTTTTAAAAGGGACGGTAACCGCTGCCAGTATTGTGGAACGCACGATAACCTTACGCTTGACCATGTAATTCCAAAATCGAGGGGCGGGAAAACTACCTGGGACAACCTGGCTACTGCATGTAAACGTTGTAATTCAAGAAAGGGAGATCATACTCCTGAAGAAATGGATATGCCGCTTCGGCAACGCCCCTTCCGGCCTTCCTTCCTGATGTTCATCCGGGACTTCTCTGGTCTCGCCGCCGACGAGTGGTTGCCCTACCTCGGTGTCAGAGAAAGGTCTTATTAA
- the nrfD gene encoding NrfD/PsrC family molybdoenzyme membrane anchor subunit produces MHVTSPVREPLIQGGKTYADVTEDICRHVEGAPTKEWKIAFGISLLVLAYGTVCLAWTWWEGLGVWGLNKTVGWAWDITNFVWWVGIGHAGTLISAILLLFRQKWRTSINRAAEAMTIFAVICAASFILMHMGRPWMAYWALPLPNAFGSLWVNFNSPLVWDVFAISTYFSVSLVFWYIGLIPDLATIRDRATSKISRFMYGTFAMGWDGSAKTWARYEYISLILAGLSTPLVLSVHTIVSMDFATSVIPGWHTTIFPPYFVAGAIFSGFAMVQNLMLITRVVYKLEDYITLEHIETMNKVITLTGSVVGVAYITEFFIAWYGGVEYEYYAFFNRMTGPYWWAYWAMMTCNVISPQLFWSRKLRRSITFTFFISVVVNIGMWFERFVIIVTSLHRDYIPSSWAMFSPTRYDIGDYIFSFGLFFTLFLLFSKYLPVVNMAEVKAVLRSTSAQLPAKIAGVAKVRQRGTAEPAYDKDKQ; encoded by the coding sequence ATGCATGTTACTTCACCTGTAAGAGAACCGCTGATTCAAGGTGGGAAAACGTACGCAGACGTAACGGAAGATATATGTCGGCATGTTGAAGGCGCTCCCACGAAAGAGTGGAAGATTGCTTTCGGTATCTCTCTTTTGGTTTTGGCGTATGGTACTGTCTGCCTTGCCTGGACCTGGTGGGAAGGCCTTGGGGTTTGGGGGCTGAATAAAACGGTTGGCTGGGCATGGGATATCACGAACTTCGTTTGGTGGGTAGGTATCGGTCACGCCGGAACGCTTATCTCAGCAATTCTTTTGCTATTCCGTCAAAAGTGGAGAACATCGATCAACCGTGCAGCAGAAGCGATGACCATCTTTGCGGTAATTTGTGCGGCTTCATTTATCCTTATGCACATGGGCCGTCCATGGATGGCCTACTGGGCGCTGCCGCTTCCAAATGCTTTCGGTTCTCTTTGGGTTAACTTCAACTCACCACTTGTTTGGGACGTTTTTGCGATCAGTACTTATTTCTCAGTATCTCTGGTATTCTGGTATATTGGTCTGATACCTGATCTTGCAACAATCCGTGACCGGGCAACCAGCAAAATTTCCCGGTTTATGTATGGAACGTTTGCGATGGGCTGGGATGGATCAGCGAAGACCTGGGCACGTTATGAATATATCAGCTTAATCCTGGCTGGTCTTTCTACGCCGCTTGTACTTTCGGTACATACAATTGTAAGTATGGACTTTGCGACTTCTGTAATCCCCGGATGGCATACAACGATTTTTCCTCCATACTTCGTAGCAGGAGCGATTTTCTCAGGATTTGCGATGGTTCAAAACCTGATGCTTATTACCAGAGTTGTTTATAAGCTGGAAGACTACATTACCTTAGAGCACATTGAAACGATGAACAAAGTCATCACATTGACTGGTTCGGTTGTGGGTGTTGCTTATATCACGGAATTCTTCATTGCGTGGTACGGAGGAGTTGAATATGAATATTACGCTTTCTTCAACCGTATGACCGGTCCTTACTGGTGGGCATATTGGGCAATGATGACTTGCAACGTTATTTCTCCTCAGCTTTTCTGGTCTAGAAAACTGCGTCGCAGCATCACCTTCACATTCTTCATTTCTGTTGTCGTTAACATCGGTATGTGGTTTGAGCGTTTTGTAATCATTGTGACCTCTCTTCACCGTGACTACATCCCTTCAAGCTGGGCAATGTTCTCTCCGACCCGTTATGACATTGGCGATTACATTTTCTCTTTCGGTTTGTTCTTTACATTGTTTCTTTTATTCTCCAAATATTTGCCTGTTGTGAATATGGCTGAAGTAAAAGCAGTATTGCGCTCTACATCAGCACAGCTTCCGGCAAAAATTGCGGGAGTAGCGAAAGTCAGACAACGCGGAACAGCTGAGCCGGCATATGATAAGGACAAGCAATAG
- the rpsA gene encoding 30S ribosomal protein S1 translates to MSKEKQNQPLPDFDWDKASDKGFGTGYSTADRGRLEQMYETTLSPVQEKEVVKGIVVGITDREVILNIGFKSDGIVSSNEFRDLPGMKIGDEVEVYVENQEDAQGQLVLSRKKAKVITAWDNIQKSFDEDVVIDANVKRRTKGGLIVDIFGIEAFLPGSQIDVKPIRDFDIFVGKRMEVKVVKINYANDNVVVSHKVLIEKDLEAQRQQILNNLEKGQVLEGVIKNMTNFGVFIDLGGVDGLLHITDISWGRINHPSDLLALDQKLNVVVLDFDEEKKRISLGLKQLQSHPWDSLAEEIQVGSKVTGRIVNVADYGAFLEIKPGVEGLIHVSEMSWSQHLRNPQEFMNVNDEISAVVLTLDRQERKMSLGIKQLTEDPWTQASLKEKYAVGTRHKGVVRNLTNFGLFIELEEGIDGLVHVSDLSWTKKIKHPSDFVKVNDELEVVVLELDADNRRLALGHKQLEENPWDTFESIFEVGSVHKSTIVAKGDKFATLELPYGIEGIAAIKNLAKEDGTLAEVGESLDFTVLEFLKDEKKIVLTHSKVKHVPSEEKKEERPAKSAPAKAATSDAPAKDAEKSTFGDLSVLSALKEQMEESEKKGKK, encoded by the coding sequence ATGTCTAAGGAAAAACAAAATCAACCCCTTCCTGATTTCGATTGGGACAAAGCATCAGACAAAGGCTTCGGTACTGGCTATTCAACTGCTGACCGTGGTCGTCTGGAACAAATGTATGAAACTACCCTTTCTCCTGTTCAGGAAAAAGAAGTAGTTAAAGGTATTGTAGTAGGTATTACAGACCGTGAGGTGATCCTGAATATCGGATTCAAATCTGACGGTATCGTTTCTTCCAATGAATTCCGTGACTTGCCGGGAATGAAAATCGGCGACGAAGTGGAAGTTTACGTGGAAAACCAGGAAGATGCACAAGGTCAGCTTGTTCTTTCCCGCAAAAAAGCCAAAGTTATCACTGCATGGGACAACATCCAGAAATCATTTGACGAGGATGTGGTTATCGATGCAAACGTTAAAAGAAGAACCAAAGGTGGTCTTATCGTTGATATCTTCGGTATCGAAGCGTTCTTGCCAGGTTCTCAAATCGATGTTAAGCCTATCCGTGATTTCGACATTTTCGTTGGAAAACGTATGGAGGTTAAGGTCGTTAAGATCAACTACGCAAATGACAACGTAGTAGTATCTCACAAAGTACTGATCGAAAAAGACCTTGAAGCACAACGTCAGCAGATTCTGAACAACCTTGAAAAAGGTCAGGTACTGGAAGGTGTGATCAAAAACATGACCAACTTCGGTGTATTTATCGACTTGGGTGGTGTTGACGGTCTGTTGCACATTACTGATATTTCATGGGGCCGTATCAACCACCCGTCTGACCTGCTTGCGCTTGATCAGAAATTGAACGTGGTTGTTCTTGACTTCGATGAAGAGAAAAAACGTATTTCACTTGGTCTGAAACAACTTCAGTCTCATCCTTGGGATTCTTTGGCTGAAGAAATCCAGGTTGGATCGAAAGTTACAGGTCGTATTGTTAATGTTGCTGATTACGGTGCATTCCTTGAAATCAAACCAGGTGTTGAAGGTTTGATCCACGTTTCAGAAATGTCATGGTCTCAGCACCTGCGCAATCCACAAGAGTTTATGAATGTTAATGACGAAATCAGTGCTGTAGTATTGACACTGGATCGTCAGGAGCGTAAAATGTCTCTTGGTATCAAACAATTGACCGAGGATCCTTGGACTCAGGCTTCTCTGAAAGAGAAATATGCAGTTGGAACCCGTCATAAAGGTGTGGTTCGTAACCTGACAAACTTCGGTTTGTTCATCGAGCTTGAAGAAGGTATCGATGGTCTGGTTCACGTTTCTGACCTTTCCTGGACTAAGAAAATCAAGCATCCATCTGATTTCGTTAAAGTAAATGACGAATTAGAAGTTGTTGTTCTTGAACTTGACGCTGACAACCGCCGTCTTGCTCTCGGTCACAAGCAATTGGAAGAAAATCCTTGGGATACTTTCGAAAGCATATTCGAAGTAGGATCAGTTCATAAGTCTACAATCGTTGCGAAAGGCGACAAGTTTGCGACATTGGAACTTCCTTACGGAATTGAGGGAATTGCAGCCATCAAAAATCTTGCGAAAGAAGATGGTACTCTTGCGGAAGTAGGTGAAAGCCTTGACTTCACAGTTCTTGAATTCCTGAAAGACGAGAAGAAAATCGTATTGACGCATTCAAAAGTTAAGCACGTTCCTTCTGAGGAGAAGAAAGAAGAAAGACCTGCAAAATCGGCTCCTGCGAAAGCGGCGACGTCAGATGCTCCTGCTAAGGATGCAGAAAAATCAACTTTCGGAGATCTTAGTGTTCTTTCCGCTTTGAAAGAACAAATGGAAGAAAGTGAGAAAAAAGGCAAAAAGTAA
- the smpB gene encoding SsrA-binding protein SmpB, with product MSEKIVKKVDIKNRKASFEYFFLEEITAGMALTGTEIKSIRQGKVNFQDAYCLFMDNELYIRSLHISPYTEGTHYNHEPMRDRKLLITKRERRKLTEGLKDQGLTIIPIRLFTSDRGLAKLHIALAKGKKLYDKRDSIKEKDIKREADRANY from the coding sequence ATGTCTGAAAAAATAGTTAAAAAAGTAGATATAAAGAATCGTAAGGCATCGTTCGAGTATTTTTTCCTGGAAGAGATTACGGCAGGAATGGCGTTGACAGGTACCGAGATTAAATCAATCAGACAAGGTAAGGTCAACTTCCAGGATGCCTATTGTTTGTTTATGGACAATGAACTTTATATACGAAGTCTGCACATTTCCCCCTATACAGAAGGTACGCATTATAATCACGAACCAATGCGTGATCGTAAATTGCTGATTACCAAACGTGAGCGTCGGAAACTTACCGAAGGGTTGAAAGATCAGGGTTTGACAATCATTCCGATAAGATTGTTTACCAGCGATCGCGGGCTTGCGAAGCTGCATATTGCGCTGGCGAAAGGGAAAAAGCTTTATGATAAGCGGGACAGTATTAAAGAAAAGGACATTAAAAGGGAAGCAGATCGGGCAAACTATTGA